In one Agathobacter rectalis ATCC 33656 genomic region, the following are encoded:
- a CDS encoding ROK family glucokinase — translation MKKYAYGVDIGGTTVKIGFFETTGKLVDTWEIPTRTENSGELILPDIAASIKENNEKHGIEMGDIEGVGMGVPGPIKDDGTVLKCVNLGWGVFNVAQSLSVLCGGIKVKAGNDANVAALGEMWQGGGKGHQDVVMITLGTGVGGGIIREGRIVAGVNGAGGEIGHMPMVDDESECCGCGKKGCLEQYASANGLVRVAERYIAAHRDVATKLDLNAGFTAKDVCDAAKAGDAAGIAAVEQSMKLLGKAMAAVACVMDPEVFVVGGGLSKAGSIIIDTAAKYYKEYAFHASRETEIKLATLGNSAGMYGGVKMVIG, via the coding sequence ATGAAGAAATATGCATACGGAGTAGATATAGGTGGAACAACTGTAAAGATAGGCTTTTTCGAGACCACAGGAAAGCTTGTCGATACATGGGAGATTCCTACACGCACAGAGAATTCAGGCGAGCTCATCCTGCCTGATATCGCAGCATCCATCAAGGAGAATAACGAGAAGCATGGCATAGAGATGGGTGACATCGAGGGCGTAGGCATGGGAGTGCCGGGACCTATAAAGGATGACGGAACAGTATTGAAGTGTGTCAACCTCGGCTGGGGCGTGTTCAACGTGGCACAGTCACTCTCAGTACTGTGCGGCGGCATCAAGGTAAAGGCCGGAAACGATGCCAACGTAGCTGCACTCGGTGAGATGTGGCAGGGTGGCGGAAAGGGTCATCAGGATGTAGTCATGATCACACTCGGCACAGGCGTAGGCGGAGGAATCATCCGCGAGGGCAGAATCGTAGCCGGAGTAAACGGAGCAGGCGGAGAGATAGGACATATGCCTATGGTAGATGATGAGTCAGAGTGCTGTGGCTGCGGCAAGAAGGGCTGCTTAGAGCAGTATGCATCAGCAAACGGTCTTGTAAGAGTGGCAGAGAGATACATTGCAGCACACAGGGATGTGGCAACAAAGCTTGATTTAAATGCAGGCTTCACAGCCAAGGATGTATGCGATGCGGCAAAGGCAGGAGATGCAGCGGGCATTGCAGCAGTAGAGCAGTCTATGAAGCTTCTCGGCAAGGCAATGGCAGCAGTAGCATGCGTCATGGACCCTGAGGTATTTGTTGTAGGCGGAGGCCTCTCAAAGGCAGGAAGCATCATCATCGATACAGCAGCAAAGTACTATAAAGAGTATGCTTTCCATGCAAGCCGTGAGACAGAGATCAAGCTCGCCACACTCGGCAACTCAGCCGGCATGTATGGCGGAGTAAAGATGGTTATCGGCTAA
- the nagB gene encoding glucosamine-6-phosphate deaminase codes for MRIYQAKDYADMSRKAANIVSAQVIMKPNCVLGLATGSTPIGLYKQLVEWFKKGDLDFSEVMTVNLDEYKGLSRENDQSYYYFMHQNLFDHVNIPVENTHLPNGMEPDSQKECKRYTELIQSLGGVDLQLLGIGHNGHIGFNEPGESFDKQVHCVNLTESTIEANKRFFASADDVPKQAYTMGIKTIMQAKKILIVASGEDKAEIVHKAFFGPITPQVPASVLQLHNDVTLVADEAALSYL; via the coding sequence ATGAGAATATATCAGGCTAAGGATTATGCAGATATGAGCAGAAAGGCTGCAAATATCGTATCGGCACAGGTGATTATGAAGCCTAATTGTGTATTGGGACTGGCTACAGGCTCTACACCTATCGGCTTGTATAAGCAGCTCGTTGAGTGGTTCAAGAAGGGGGATTTGGACTTCTCAGAGGTTATGACGGTGAACCTTGATGAGTACAAGGGATTAAGCCGTGAGAATGACCAGAGCTACTATTATTTTATGCATCAGAATTTGTTTGATCATGTGAATATTCCAGTTGAGAATACTCACCTGCCAAACGGCATGGAGCCGGATTCACAGAAGGAGTGCAAGCGCTACACAGAGCTGATTCAGTCTCTTGGCGGTGTTGATTTACAGCTTCTTGGTATCGGGCACAATGGTCATATCGGTTTTAATGAGCCGGGCGAGTCTTTTGACAAGCAGGTACACTGTGTGAATCTTACAGAGTCTACTATTGAAGCTAATAAGCGCTTCTTTGCATCGGCTGATGATGTTCCGAAGCAGGCTTATACAATGGGCATCAAGACCATCATGCAGGCTAAGAAGATTCTTATTGTTGCAAGTGGTGAGGATAAGGCAGAGATTGTGCACAAGGCTTTCTTTGGACCGATTACACCACAGGTGCCGGCTTCTGTATTGCAGCTGCACAATGATGTTACGCTTGTAGCGGATGAGGCTGCACTGAGTTATTTGTAG
- a CDS encoding PTS sugar transporter subunit IIA, which produces MLGFFKNKSKGKVICSPCNGRVVPITEVPDPTFSEKILGDGVAVIPSEGRFYAPADGEVTAVFDTLHAFTMTTTQGVELLLHIGLDTVILKGAPFTSHISVGDQVKKGDLLMEADLEQIKAADLNVITPVLIGNTADYSEIKMLKEGDVSAGEEILSLA; this is translated from the coding sequence ATGTTAGGTTTTTTCAAGAATAAGTCAAAGGGAAAGGTGATCTGTTCTCCGTGCAACGGTAGAGTGGTTCCTATTACAGAGGTTCCGGATCCTACTTTTTCTGAGAAGATATTGGGAGACGGCGTGGCCGTGATTCCTTCTGAGGGCAGGTTTTACGCTCCGGCGGATGGTGAGGTGACAGCTGTATTTGATACGCTGCATGCTTTTACCATGACGACCACTCAGGGAGTCGAGCTGCTTTTGCACATTGGTCTGGATACAGTGATACTAAAGGGTGCTCCTTTTACATCGCATATTTCTGTTGGTGATCAGGTGAAGAAGGGCGACCTTTTGATGGAGGCTGACCTGGAGCAGATTAAGGCAGCAGATCTTAATGTCATTACTCCGGTCTTAATTGGCAACACTGCTGATTATAGTGAGATAAAGATGCTCAAAGAGGGGGATGTATCCGCCGGTGAAGAGATTTTAAGTCTCGCGTAG
- a CDS encoding glycosyltransferase family 2 protein, which yields MAKIGIVICNYNKQNDVIDCIQSVLESKYEDYHIYVVDNASTDESVRLIRECYGSCDRLTLIENSENLGGSGGFNTGLRVAMAEGHMYLMCVDNDALLDENCIGTLSDFLDSHEKAGIAAAKIYHTGQENYVQQYGSFIDYDNYSVDSTYLNHIEDGSMPDVVYSDAVPACALMIRRTVVEQIGVMPEENFLYWDDTEWCVRCREAGYEVASVGAAAASHAMGAKKEDINTFPTYYAWRNWIKFFLDHIDEERLSDMAETFLGSIFEINYTDLYRGEENRSKTVMAALDDALHKVMGKAKEDRIFNLELTYDGLERAIGDKSDIAIMAGEFPLYADALKEKIKVMWPDKRVYIVGLQDIDEAYGTAHFQPDATITICESIFRQDDLSLSTYVMDLDGNVLVDEDDVLMVINYNFSRRSFIFSMKPLFMRLSRQNYGF from the coding sequence ATGGCGAAAATAGGAATTGTTATATGTAACTATAATAAACAAAATGATGTTATTGACTGTATACAGTCAGTTCTTGAATCAAAATATGAGGATTATCACATCTATGTTGTGGATAACGCATCGACAGACGAGTCGGTGAGGTTGATAAGAGAGTGTTACGGAAGCTGCGACAGGCTCACACTTATCGAAAACAGTGAAAATCTTGGAGGCTCTGGTGGCTTTAATACAGGGCTTCGCGTGGCGATGGCTGAGGGACACATGTATCTGATGTGCGTAGACAATGACGCACTGCTTGACGAAAACTGTATAGGAACACTTTCGGATTTCCTTGATTCACATGAGAAGGCAGGCATAGCGGCTGCAAAGATTTATCATACCGGGCAGGAAAATTATGTGCAGCAGTATGGCTCGTTCATAGATTATGATAATTACAGCGTGGACTCGACGTATCTAAATCATATAGAGGATGGTTCAATGCCTGATGTGGTATATTCTGATGCAGTCCCGGCATGCGCGCTCATGATAAGACGTACAGTTGTAGAACAGATTGGCGTCATGCCTGAGGAGAATTTCCTCTATTGGGATGACACCGAGTGGTGTGTCAGGTGCAGGGAGGCAGGCTACGAGGTTGCATCTGTAGGTGCAGCAGCGGCAAGTCATGCGATGGGGGCAAAAAAGGAGGATATTAATACATTTCCAACCTACTATGCATGGCGGAACTGGATCAAGTTCTTTTTAGACCATATTGATGAGGAAAGACTTTCAGATATGGCAGAGACATTTCTTGGCTCGATATTTGAGATAAACTACACAGATCTATATCGCGGGGAAGAAAACCGCTCAAAAACAGTTATGGCGGCATTAGATGATGCACTTCACAAAGTTATGGGAAAAGCGAAGGAGGACAGGATATTTAATCTGGAATTGACTTATGACGGGCTTGAGAGGGCGATAGGCGATAAGTCGGATATAGCTATAATGGCAGGTGAATTTCCGTTATATGCAGATGCACTTAAAGAAAAAATAAAAGTCATGTGGCCTGATAAAAGGGTTTACATTGTTGGTTTGCAGGATATTGACGAAGCATATGGTACAGCACATTTTCAACCGGATGCCACAATCACCATCTGTGAGAGTATTTTCAGGCAGGATGACCTCAGCCTTTCCACATATGTGATGGACCTGGATGGAAATGTACTGGTCGATGAGGATGACGTGCTCATGGTCATAAACTATAACTTCAGCCGCAGAAGTTTTATCTTTTCTATGAAGCCACTTTTTATGAGGCTTTCAAGGCAAAATTACGGATTTTAA
- a CDS encoding RelA/SpoT family protein: MADYSTEELEKIADKFRSDTSGIRGTKDFTSPEELYDELKKEIKKYHPSDDTSLVDKAYRVAYDAHKGQARKSGEPYIIHPLCVAIILAELELDKETIAAGLLHDVLEDTIMTMDEMRAEFGDDVAHLVDGVTKLKHLHLTDSTKDPKDKNADRLEMQAENLRKMFLAMAKDIRVILIKLADRLHNMRTLKYQSKEAQQRIARETQDIYCPIAQRLGISKIKIELEDLCMKYLYPDAYYDLVEKVALRKTERDTYIQGLVNDVKKYVSDAGIKAEIYGRAKHFFSIYKKMVNQDKTIDQIYDLFAIRILVDTIPDCYAVLGIIHEKYKPIPGRFKDYIAMPKQNMYQSLHTTLIGPSGQPFEIQIRTYEMHRTAEYGIAAHWKYKETNNGNATTTTVTEEEKLSWLRQILEWQQDMSDNKEFMTLLKSDLNLFSDNVFAFTPSGDVKNLPKGSTPIDFAYSIHSAVGNKMVGAKVNGKLVPIDYVIKNGDQIEIITSQNSKGPSRDWLKVVKSTQAKNKINQWFRSELKEENIQHGKDLIAAYAKAKGINFAEINKPEYQEKIRRKYGFHDWNSCLATVGHGGLKESQIVNRMYDEYKKDHVVPVTDADVLGSIAEKQQAAAGTQPEHKSKSGIVVHGLYDVAVHFSKCCNPVPGDEIVGFVTRGRGISIHRTDCVNIINLSKIEKDRLIEAEWQDTALMDNGAEYQADLKIFCHDRPGLLVDITKIFTEKEINISGIQSKTSKQGIATIEVFFNIKGRDQIKVLVEKLRQIESVIDVERTTG; encoded by the coding sequence TTGGCAGATTACTCAACAGAAGAATTAGAAAAAATAGCGGACAAATTTCGCTCAGATACCAGCGGTATAAGGGGAACAAAGGATTTTACGAGCCCGGAGGAGCTTTACGATGAGCTGAAAAAGGAAATCAAAAAGTACCATCCGTCGGATGATACGAGCCTTGTGGACAAAGCCTACAGGGTAGCTTATGATGCTCATAAGGGTCAGGCACGTAAGTCAGGAGAGCCTTATATCATACATCCGCTTTGTGTTGCCATAATACTCGCCGAGCTCGAGCTGGATAAGGAAACAATTGCAGCAGGTCTGCTCCATGATGTGCTGGAGGACACTATCATGACCATGGATGAGATGCGTGCAGAATTTGGAGACGATGTCGCACATCTGGTGGATGGTGTCACGAAGTTAAAGCACCTGCATCTGACAGACAGCACCAAGGATCCGAAGGATAAGAATGCGGACAGGCTTGAGATGCAGGCTGAGAATCTGCGCAAGATGTTTCTCGCCATGGCAAAGGATATCAGGGTCATCCTCATAAAGCTGGCAGACAGACTGCACAATATGCGTACACTCAAGTACCAGTCCAAGGAGGCACAGCAGCGTATCGCCAGAGAGACACAGGATATCTACTGCCCTATCGCACAGCGACTTGGTATCAGCAAGATAAAGATAGAGCTCGAGGACCTTTGTATGAAGTACCTCTATCCGGATGCCTACTACGATCTGGTAGAGAAAGTAGCCCTCAGAAAGACAGAACGTGACACCTACATCCAGGGCCTGGTAAACGATGTCAAGAAGTATGTTTCGGATGCCGGCATCAAGGCTGAGATATACGGCAGGGCAAAGCATTTCTTCAGTATATATAAGAAGATGGTCAATCAGGACAAGACTATAGACCAGATATATGATCTATTTGCCATCAGGATTCTGGTGGATACAATACCGGACTGCTACGCAGTGCTTGGTATCATACATGAGAAGTATAAGCCTATACCGGGTCGTTTCAAGGACTATATCGCCATGCCGAAGCAGAACATGTACCAGTCGCTTCACACGACACTCATAGGCCCGAGCGGACAGCCGTTTGAGATACAGATTCGTACCTACGAGATGCATCGTACTGCTGAGTACGGTATCGCAGCGCACTGGAAGTACAAGGAAACAAACAACGGCAATGCCACTACCACCACTGTCACAGAGGAGGAGAAGCTCAGCTGGCTGCGCCAGATACTCGAGTGGCAGCAGGATATGTCGGATAATAAGGAGTTTATGACTTTATTAAAGAGTGATTTAAATTTATTCTCCGACAATGTATTTGCATTCACTCCATCCGGCGATGTAAAGAACCTGCCAAAGGGCTCCACACCTATAGACTTTGCCTACAGCATACATTCTGCGGTCGGCAACAAGATGGTCGGTGCCAAGGTAAACGGCAAGCTGGTGCCGATAGACTATGTCATCAAAAACGGTGACCAGATAGAGATAATCACCTCACAGAACTCCAAGGGACCAAGCCGTGACTGGCTCAAGGTCGTAAAGAGCACACAGGCTAAGAACAAGATCAACCAGTGGTTCAGAAGTGAGCTCAAGGAGGAGAATATACAGCACGGCAAGGATCTGATAGCAGCCTATGCCAAGGCAAAGGGCATCAACTTTGCTGAGATAAACAAGCCTGAGTATCAGGAGAAAATACGCCGCAAATACGGTTTCCACGACTGGAACTCATGCCTTGCAACCGTCGGCCACGGCGGACTCAAGGAGAGCCAGATAGTCAACAGGATGTACGATGAGTACAAGAAGGATCATGTGGTGCCGGTGACAGATGCAGATGTGCTTGGCAGCATCGCAGAAAAGCAGCAGGCGGCAGCAGGCACACAGCCCGAGCACAAGTCAAAGAGCGGTATTGTGGTACACGGACTCTATGACGTGGCTGTGCACTTCTCGAAGTGCTGCAATCCTGTTCCGGGAGATGAAATCGTGGGCTTTGTCACAAGAGGCCGAGGCATCTCCATCCACAGGACAGACTGCGTGAATATCATCAATCTGTCCAAGATAGAAAAGGACAGGCTCATAGAAGCAGAGTGGCAGGATACAGCCCTCATGGACAACGGTGCCGAGTATCAGGCAGACTTAAAGATATTCTGTCATGACAGGCCGGGACTGCTCGTAGATATCACAAAGATATTTACCGAGAAGGAAATCAATATCAGTGGTATACAGTCCAAGACCAGCAAGCAGGGTATCGCTACAATCGAGGTATTTTTTAATATCAAAGGCAGGGACCAGATAAAGGTTCTCGTGGAGAAGCTCAGACAGATAGAAAGTGTAATAGACGTAGAGAGGACCACCGGCTAA
- the hemZ gene encoding coproporphyrinogen dehydrogenase HemZ yields MIVVVFNKPDFEYDVHSLLKEFFPQEDVQMYYSCPPDEVEGKNLACTHHEMTDDGVKEFADASQVFKIDYVGDEIAVEWTLNRAGGNNSMTGEMQQTDESDIKTAGESICTKISVDSAERKETKNRLKLALYSMIEKGTGKSLPWGTLSGIRPTKIAMKCIEDGMSDKETYDYLKETYLASDEKIDLSIGIAKREKALLDKVDYDNGYSLYIGIPFCPSTCAYCSFTSYPLGVWKNRVDDYLDALEKEIDYTAQKFYHKKLNSIYIGGGTPTTLSPAQLDRLIRKIKCSFDLKDCLEFTVEAGRPDSITREKLLALKKNGISRISVNPQTMKQQTLDIIGRHHTVDDTIQSFKLARELGFDNINMDLIIGLPEETLDDVRHTMELVKDMAPDNVTIHSLAVKRAARLTIFKDRYSDMQMVNTQEHMDLCAAYCKQMGLEPYYLYRQKGMAGNMENVGYAAKGKAGVYNILIMEEKQTIVACGAGASTKRVWPVPNPDGTHRIDRCENVKDVGQYITRIDEMIERKQRLFD; encoded by the coding sequence ATGATAGTAGTAGTATTTAATAAACCGGATTTTGAATATGATGTGCACTCACTGCTCAAGGAGTTCTTCCCTCAGGAGGATGTGCAGATGTACTATAGCTGCCCACCGGATGAGGTGGAGGGGAAAAACTTAGCCTGCACACACCACGAGATGACAGATGATGGCGTAAAGGAATTTGCGGATGCCTCACAGGTATTTAAGATAGACTATGTGGGCGATGAAATTGCAGTGGAGTGGACGCTGAATAGAGCCGGCGGAAATAATTCCATGACAGGTGAGATGCAGCAAACCGACGAAAGTGACATTAAAACAGCCGGAGAAAGTATCTGCACAAAAATATCCGTAGACAGCGCAGAACGCAAGGAGACCAAAAACCGCCTCAAGCTCGCCCTGTATTCCATGATAGAAAAGGGCACAGGAAAGAGCCTTCCGTGGGGCACACTCTCAGGCATCAGACCGACCAAGATAGCCATGAAGTGCATAGAGGACGGCATGAGCGATAAGGAAACCTACGACTATCTGAAGGAAACCTACCTCGCAAGCGATGAGAAAATCGACCTCTCAATAGGCATAGCAAAGCGTGAGAAGGCACTGCTCGACAAGGTGGACTATGACAACGGCTACAGCCTGTACATAGGCATACCATTCTGCCCGAGCACCTGTGCATACTGCTCGTTTACCTCATACCCGCTGGGTGTGTGGAAAAACCGCGTAGACGATTACCTCGATGCACTCGAGAAGGAGATAGACTACACAGCACAGAAGTTCTACCACAAAAAGCTAAACTCCATCTACATAGGAGGCGGTACACCGACCACACTAAGCCCTGCACAGCTTGACAGGCTTATCAGAAAAATCAAATGCAGCTTTGATTTAAAGGACTGCCTGGAATTTACCGTGGAGGCAGGCAGACCGGACTCCATCACGAGAGAAAAACTCCTGGCACTAAAGAAAAACGGCATCAGCCGTATATCAGTCAATCCGCAGACCATGAAGCAGCAGACGCTTGATATAATAGGAAGACACCACACAGTAGACGATACGATACAAAGCTTCAAGCTCGCGCGTGAGCTGGGCTTTGACAACATAAATATGGACCTCATCATAGGCCTTCCCGAGGAAACACTCGATGATGTAAGGCACACAATGGAGCTGGTGAAGGATATGGCACCTGACAACGTCACTATCCACTCACTCGCAGTAAAGCGAGCTGCACGACTCACCATCTTCAAGGACCGCTACAGCGATATGCAGATGGTCAACACTCAGGAGCATATGGATCTCTGCGCAGCCTACTGTAAGCAGATGGGGCTTGAGCCATACTACCTCTACAGGCAGAAGGGCATGGCAGGCAATATGGAAAACGTGGGCTATGCGGCAAAGGGCAAGGCCGGCGTATACAACATACTGATCATGGAGGAAAAACAGACTATTGTAGCCTGCGGAGCTGGAGCAAGCACCAAGCGTGTCTGGCCCGTACCGAATCCGGATGGCACACACCGCATCGACAGATGCGAGAATGTCAAGGATGTAGGGCAGTATATCACAAGGATTGATGAGATGATAGAGAGAAAGCAGAGGCTGTTTGACTAA
- a CDS encoding MBL fold metallo-hydrolase: MVNMKIDHFVVGPVQTNCYFVTNIKTKEMIIIDPGACANQLAKKVDESGAKPVAILLTHGHFDHATDAKPLADRYGIKIYIHEADKATLDDPQLNVSYMMGQSKTFYADVFLKDKQELDIAGFHIVVLHTPGHTPGGCCYYFPYEDVIFTGDSLFCGSIGRTDFKGGSMSDLVRTVKEKIMTLPEHTEVYPGHNDTTTIENERMYNPYL; the protein is encoded by the coding sequence ATGGTAAATATGAAGATAGACCACTTCGTAGTGGGACCGGTGCAGACCAACTGCTATTTTGTCACCAATATAAAGACAAAGGAAATGATAATAATAGACCCGGGCGCGTGTGCTAATCAGCTCGCCAAAAAGGTGGACGAGTCAGGCGCAAAGCCTGTAGCAATACTGCTCACACACGGACACTTTGACCATGCCACTGATGCAAAGCCGCTCGCAGACCGCTACGGCATCAAGATATATATCCATGAGGCAGACAAAGCCACACTCGATGACCCGCAGCTCAATGTCAGCTACATGATGGGCCAGTCAAAGACCTTTTATGCAGATGTATTTTTGAAGGATAAGCAGGAGCTTGACATCGCAGGCTTTCACATAGTAGTGCTTCACACACCGGGGCATACACCGGGTGGCTGCTGCTATTATTTCCCGTATGAGGACGTAATCTTTACAGGCGATTCGCTGTTTTGCGGCTCAATCGGACGTACGGATTTCAAGGGAGGCAGCATGTCAGACCTTGTGCGCACGGTGAAGGAAAAAATCATGACACTGCCTGAGCATACAGAGGTGTACCCGGGCCACAACGACACAACAACCATAGAAAACGAGAGGATGTATAACCCTTACTTATGA
- the nagA gene encoding N-acetylglucosamine-6-phosphate deacetylase, whose product MIIKNARVFTEDGSFMQGDVVVKDGRFDSVLERTADTDAANDSESQEIIDASGLIMIPGLVDIHFHGCKGADMCDGTTEALDVITAYEASVGVTSVCPATMTIQRDELLSVMKNAGDYNYHGGAHLVGINMEGPFISPSKKGAQAAENIMRCDYDYFCELQDAAHGLIKLVDIAPEEPGAIDFIDRVRGSVVVSIAHTAADYDTAVEAIEHGASHATHLYNAMPPLHHRNPGVIGAVRDSKKCHAELICDGVHIHPSVIRATFAMFGAERMILISDSMRATGLEDGEYTLGGQAVTVRGPLATLHDGTIAGSATNLMDCMRFTVRQAGIPLEEAIMCATANPAKEIGIYDEAGSISAGKRADFVLLNDDLDIVSVYIDGKEISC is encoded by the coding sequence ATGATAATAAAAAATGCAAGGGTATTTACAGAGGATGGCAGCTTTATGCAAGGCGATGTTGTCGTTAAGGATGGCCGTTTTGACAGTGTTTTGGAGAGAACAGCTGACACGGACGCGGCTAATGACAGCGAATCGCAGGAGATTATAGATGCATCAGGTCTTATCATGATACCGGGTCTTGTGGATATTCATTTTCATGGATGCAAGGGAGCTGATATGTGTGACGGTACCACAGAGGCACTTGATGTGATTACAGCATACGAGGCTTCTGTCGGAGTGACGAGCGTGTGTCCAGCTACTATGACCATTCAAAGGGATGAGCTTTTGAGTGTCATGAAAAATGCCGGTGATTATAATTATCATGGTGGTGCACATCTTGTAGGTATCAATATGGAGGGACCTTTTATCAGTCCTTCTAAAAAGGGCGCACAGGCGGCAGAGAATATCATGCGATGTGATTATGATTATTTCTGTGAGCTTCAGGATGCGGCCCATGGCTTGATAAAGCTTGTAGATATCGCTCCGGAGGAGCCGGGCGCGATTGATTTTATAGACAGGGTAAGAGGAAGTGTTGTGGTTTCAATAGCACACACAGCGGCTGATTATGACACCGCAGTAGAGGCTATTGAGCATGGTGCAAGCCATGCTACACATTTGTATAATGCGATGCCACCGCTTCATCACAGGAATCCGGGAGTTATCGGGGCTGTGAGAGATTCAAAAAAGTGTCATGCAGAGCTCATTTGTGACGGTGTGCATATTCATCCGTCGGTTATCAGGGCGACATTTGCCATGTTTGGGGCTGAGCGCATGATTTTAATAAGTGACAGCATGAGAGCCACAGGGCTTGAGGATGGCGAGTATACACTCGGTGGACAGGCAGTGACAGTCAGAGGTCCGCTTGCCACACTCCATGATGGGACAATTGCCGGTTCGGCAACCAATCTGATGGATTGTATGCGTTTCACAGTAAGGCAGGCAGGTATTCCGCTTGAGGAGGCAATTATGTGTGCTACAGCCAATCCGGCTAAGGAGATTGGCATCTATGATGAAGCAGGCAGCATTTCTGCAGGAAAGAGAGCAGATTTTGTGCTTCTCAATGATGATTTGGATATTGTGAGTGTGTATATCGACGGAAAGGAGATATCATGTTAG
- a CDS encoding PTS transporter subunit EIIC has product MKFLQKLGKALMLPVAVLPICGILMGIGYFLCPATMQGGDIEGVRNLIGLFLVKAGGALIDNMAILFVIGVGVGMSEKNDGTGGIAALASWLMMTTLLSTGFVTTIMPSIADSATKTLAFDKIENPFIGILAGIIGALCYNRFKDTKLPDWLSFFSGKRCVAIIAGVVSILASVVLLFVWPLLFGALVSIGKAIVGLDVVGAGIYAFLNRLLIPTGLHHALNNVFWFDTIGLGDLKHFWAGETSKDVSWSLGMYMSGFFPCMMFGIPGAALAMVKCAKTAKKKAAIGILASAAICAFICGVTEPFEFAFMFLAPVLYVIYALLYGIFTMITVALGFRAGFSFSAGAMDLLFSSSLPAAAKTWLIIPLGIAAFIVFYIVFYFAIKKWDLKTPGREDDDVEAEKKAVLSNNDYTAVAKTILEGCGGKENIASIDNCITRLRLEVKDITQVDDKKIKSAGVAGVMKPGKNSVQVIIGTKVQFVADEFSKLCE; this is encoded by the coding sequence ATGAAATTTCTTCAAAAACTGGGTAAAGCTTTAATGCTTCCCGTAGCAGTACTTCCTATCTGTGGTATCCTCATGGGTATTGGATATTTTTTATGTCCTGCAACCATGCAGGGTGGTGACATCGAGGGAGTGCGTAATTTAATAGGTCTGTTTTTAGTTAAAGCAGGGGGCGCTTTGATTGACAACATGGCCATCCTTTTTGTAATCGGCGTTGGTGTCGGTATGTCGGAAAAGAACGACGGTACCGGCGGTATTGCAGCTTTAGCTTCATGGCTGATGATGACAACACTCCTGTCTACAGGCTTTGTTACCACAATCATGCCATCTATCGCTGACAGCGCTACAAAGACACTTGCATTCGACAAGATTGAAAACCCATTTATCGGTATCTTAGCCGGTATTATTGGTGCTTTGTGTTACAACAGATTTAAGGATACAAAGCTTCCTGACTGGCTGTCATTCTTCAGTGGCAAGCGTTGCGTAGCAATTATCGCAGGTGTTGTTTCAATCCTTGCATCTGTAGTATTACTGTTTGTATGGCCATTACTTTTCGGTGCTCTTGTATCTATCGGTAAAGCAATCGTTGGTCTTGATGTAGTCGGCGCAGGTATCTATGCATTCCTGAACCGTCTGTTAATCCCTACAGGATTACACCACGCATTAAACAATGTATTCTGGTTCGATACTATCGGACTTGGAGACCTCAAACATTTCTGGGCAGGCGAGACATCAAAGGATGTTTCATGGAGCCTCGGAATGTACATGTCAGGTTTCTTCCCATGTATGATGTTTGGTATTCCTGGTGCTGCACTTGCCATGGTTAAGTGTGCAAAGACTGCTAAGAAAAAGGCTGCCATCGGTATCCTTGCTTCTGCAGCTATCTGTGCATTCATCTGTGGTGTTACAGAGCCTTTCGAGTTTGCATTTATGTTCCTTGCTCCTGTTCTCTATGTGATTTATGCTTTACTTTATGGTATTTTCACAATGATTACAGTAGCTCTTGGATTTAGAGCAGGCTTCTCATTCTCAGCCGGTGCGATGGATTTATTATTCTCATCTTCACTTCCGGCTGCAGCAAAGACATGGCTCATCATTCCTCTTGGAATCGCAGCTTTTATCGTATTCTACATTGTATTCTATTTCGCTATCAAGAAATGGGATCTTAAGACCCCTGGTAGAGAGGACGATGATGTCGAGGCAGAGAAGAAGGCAGTGCTTTCTAACAATGACTACACAGCAGTAGCAAAGACTATTCTTGAGGGATGCGGTGGCAAAGAAAATATTGCAAGCATTGACAACTGCATCACAAGACTCAGACTTGAGGTTAAGGATATCACTCAGGTTGATGACAAGAAGATTAAATCTGCAGGTGTTGCAGGCGTTATGAAGCCTGGCAAGAATTCTGTTCAGGTTATTATCGGAACCAAGGTTCAGTTTGTTGCGGATGAGTTTTCTAAGCTTTGCGAGTAG